The proteins below are encoded in one region of Deinococcus cellulosilyticus NBRC 106333 = KACC 11606:
- a CDS encoding single-stranded DNA-binding protein: MQAFNLIVLVGAVAKYVDVLTDPHGRPISEVTLAGTQQIPNSDGSTRTLTWYHRIFFPDADPAWVGRTFVKGLGVKVRGSIHPFREVLDGKTRTELVVKATTTFEVDAPPENLLLDRYGSPRLKDAVNVVCVVGAVAKKPEIKTAANGNPYCFFPVHLFTSSLYDSEGTQQVFQELQVACWEETAEVMAEFEFGERILVVGKLVHDRWQSPEGEPLKTSRILADEVKKGDDIDAFLDWIQKGAPAEPEAAPEEQQNAGDATPSGS, from the coding sequence ATGCAAGCATTCAACCTGATCGTCCTTGTGGGGGCCGTGGCAAAGTACGTGGATGTCCTCACCGATCCTCACGGCCGCCCCATCAGCGAAGTGACCCTGGCAGGAACCCAGCAGATCCCCAACAGCGACGGCAGCACCCGCACCCTCACCTGGTACCACCGCATCTTCTTTCCCGATGCAGACCCCGCCTGGGTGGGCCGCACCTTCGTCAAAGGCCTCGGGGTCAAAGTGCGCGGCTCCATCCACCCTTTCAGGGAGGTCCTCGACGGCAAAACCCGAACCGAACTGGTGGTCAAAGCCACAACAACCTTCGAGGTCGACGCTCCACCTGAAAATTTGCTGCTGGACCGCTACGGCAGCCCTCGCCTCAAAGACGCCGTCAATGTGGTGTGTGTGGTGGGCGCAGTGGCCAAAAAGCCTGAAATCAAAACTGCAGCCAACGGCAACCCCTACTGCTTCTTCCCAGTGCACCTGTTCACCTCTTCCCTTTATGACAGCGAAGGCACCCAGCAAGTCTTCCAGGAATTGCAGGTCGCCTGCTGGGAAGAAACCGCAGAAGTCATGGCAGAATTTGAGTTCGGTGAACGGATCCTGGTGGTCGGCAAATTGGTCCATGACCGGTGGCAAAGTCCTGAAGGTGAACCCCTGAAGACGTCCCGCATCCTGGCGGATGAAGTGAAGAAAGGCGACGACATCGATGCTTTTCTGGATTGGATCCAGAAAGGTGCCCCAGCTGAGCCAGAAGCTGCCCCGGAAGAACAGCAGAACGCTGGTGATGCCACTCCATCCGGCTCATGA